In Henriciella litoralis, the genomic window ATGCGAGCGCGCACATCATCACCCTGATGACCTGGATGGATGTTGGCCAGTTCCAGGCTGACTGGGCCATTCGCGTCGATGCCATGTCGATTGTGATGATGGCCGTTATCACGGGCGTCTCTGGCCTCGTGCACCTCTATTCCTGGGGCTATATGAGCGAGGATCCGCACCGGGCCCGCTTCTTCTCCTATCTCTCGCTCTTCACCTTCATGATGCTGATGCTGGTGACGGCGGACAATTTCATCCAGCTCTTCTTCGGCTGGGAAGGCGTGGGGCTGGCCTCATATCTTCTGATTGGCTTCTGGTACACGAAAGACGCGCCAAACAGCGCGGCGATCAAAGCGTTCGTGACCAACCGGGTAGGGGATTTCGGTCTGGCGCTCGGTATCATGGCGGTGTTCGTTGTGTTCGGCTCAGTTGAATTCGAACCGGTCCTCAGTGCGATCCGTGAAAACGCGACGGTCACGCCATTGGCGCTTGCCGGTGAAGCTCCGATCCGGGATCTGGTGCTGCCGTTCATGGCGTGGGATGTGCGTGCGTTGGATCTGATCGGTATCCTATTGTTCATCGGTGCGATGGGTAAATCAGCGCAGTTCTTCCTGCACGTCTGGCTGCCGGATGCGATGGAAGGCCCAACACCTGTATCTGCGCTCATTCACGCGGCAACCATGGTGACGGCCGGCGTCTATCTCGTCTGTCTGGTGTCTCCGATTTACGAATATGCGCCGATTGCAGCAGCTATGGTGACGCTAATTGGCGCCGTTACTGCGCTCTATGCTGCCACGGTTGGTCTTGCCCAAAACGACATCAAACGCGTGATTGCTTACTCGACCTGTTCGCAACTGGGCTACATGTTCTTCGCTGCCGGCATTGGCGCCTACCAGGCCGCCATGTTCCACCTGTTCACGCACGCCTTCTTCAAGGCATTGCTGTTCCTCGGCGCTGGCTCGGTCATTCACGGAATGCATCATGAGCAAGACATGCGCCGCATGGGCGGCGTCGCGAAATATATGCCGCTGACCTATGGCGCTATGATGATCGGGACAATTGCGATTATCGGCCTTGGCGTGCCGCACACGCAGCTTGGTTTCGCTGGCTTCTTCTCAAAGGACGCGATCATCGAGACCGCTTTTGCTGCGGGCGAACAGGGCATCACATTCGCGCAACTGGCTTTCTGGTTCGGCATTCTCGCCGCGCTACTCACAAGCTTCTATTCCTGGCGCCTCATCTACATGACGTTCCACGGACCTCGTGAAGATAGCATTCCGCCTGAAACCCACGAAGTCGACAGCCACGCTGATGATCATCTGGCTGATGATGCGCATGGTCATCACGACCATCATGAAGACCCGCATGAGTCCCCATGGGTGATGTTGGTACCTCTTGGCCTGTTGTCGCTCGGTGCGATTTTTGCCGGTTTCGTCTTCTATGACTCCTTTGTGGGGCACCATCAGAAAGAGTTCTGGAATGGTGCAATCTATTCTGCGGAAGCCAACACGCTGCTGAAAGACAAGTACAACATCCCGGGATGGGTGTTCTGGGCGCCGCTGTTCGTCACAGTAACAGGCTTCCTGATTGCGACGTTCACCTATCTTTTCAATCGTGGCTTCGGTGCCAGGATTGCGAAGTCCGGAGGTCCACTGCACAGCCTGTTCGAGAACAAGTGGTATTTTGACGAAATCTACAACGCCACGATCATTCGCTGGACTCGTGTGCTGGGTGACTTCTTCTGGAAAACAGGTGACAAGAAAATCATCGATGGCCTCGGGCCGGATGGCGTGACGTCGCTCGTTCAGTGGGGGTCGCGACGTCTTTCGGCGATGCACACTGGCTATCTCTATCACTATGCATTCGTGATCATCGGCGCTGCGCTCGTCTTTGGCGCTGTGATCTTCTGGCGCGTCGGAGGCGCGGGCTAATGGGCAATTTCCCTATTCTGACAGCGGTCACATTCCTGCCGCTCGCAGGTGCCGTGCTGATTATGCTGGTGCGCGCCATGACGGGCAGCCAGGAAAGCGATGTCGCCAGCGGCAACAAGGCGCTGATGGCGGGCCTGATCTTTTCGGTTGCCACATTCCTGGCGTCTCTCGTCATGCTTGCGAGCTTCGATATCGGCGCGCCGGGATATCAGTTGGTTGAGGAAGTCAGCTGGTTTCATGGTGTGCAGTACAAGCTCGGCATCGACGGCATGTCGCTCTTGCTCATCCTGCTGACGACGCTGCTTACACCCATCAGCCTGATTGCTTCCTTTGGGTCAGTCAAAACGCGGCTGACTGAATACACGGTGGCATTTCTCGTTCTTGAGACGTTCATGATCGGCGTTTTCTGCGCGCTGGATCTTGTCGTGTTCTACGTGTTCTTTGAAGCTGGCCTCATTCCGATGTTCATTATCATCGGTGTCTGGGGCGGTGCAGACCGGATCTACGCATCCTACAAATTCTTCCTGTACACCTTGCTGGGCTCGCTCTTCATGCTCGCAGCCGTTGTCTTCATGTACCTGCAGGCTGGGACGTCAGACATTACGGTACTTGAGACATTCGCCTTTGCACCAGAAGTCCAGACCTGGCTGTGGTTGGCGTTCTTTGCGTCCTTCGCGGTCAAACTTCCCATGTGGCCCGTCCATACATGGCTACCGGACGCGCACGTCCAGGCGCCGACGGCTGGTTCCGTTATTCTGGCGGGTATCCTTCTGAAGATGGGCGGATACGGCTTTCTGCGCTTCTCATTGCCAATGTTCCCCGATGCCAGCGAAATGTTTCAGCCAATGATGTTTGCGCTATCGGTGATTGCGATTGTTTACGCATCGCTCGTTGCGTTCCGTCAGACGGACATGAAAAAGCTCATCGCATACTCCTCGATTGCGCATATGGGCTTTGTCACGCTCGGCATCTTCTCGTTCACCGAAGTCGGCGTGCAAGGCGCCATCTTCCAGATGATCTCGCACGGGCTCATCTCGGCCGCGCTCTTCCTTATTGTGGGGGTCGTCTATGACCGTACCCATACCCGTGAAATTGCGGCCTATGGTGGCCTTGTGAACAAGATGCCAATCTATGCGGCCATCTTCATGCTGTTCGCCATGGCCAATGTCGGCCTGCCGGGGACCAGTGGGTTCGTCGGGGAGATCCTGACGATGACCGGTACTTTCCAGGCATCGACCTGGGCGGCAGCAGGCGCCGCACTGGGCGTCATTTTCTCAGCGGTTTACATGCTTACGCTTTATCGGCGGACAGTGTTCGGCGAGGTGACAAATCCAGCGCTTGAAGCCATTCAGGATGTCAGCGTCAAAGAGCTCGTCACGCTCGTTCCGCTGATTATCGGCACCATTCTGCTGGGTATCGCACCCAATATCGTTTTCAACATCACGCGCGAGACGAGTCTTCGCGCGCTCCAGATGATCACCGGAGGTTAGTCGCCAATGTTAAATATTGAGGCGATGATTGCGGCGATCGGGCCGGAGATGCTTCTGGCCCTCGCGGGCTTGGTTGGCGTGCTGCTCGGTGCCGTTTTCGGCAAAAAATTTAACGCATTGTCGTTCAAACTTGGTGCGGCCACGCTAGTCGTGGCAGCAGCCATTGTCCTTTTGAACTGGTCAGGCGGCGAAGCTTTCAACGGTCTGGTGTCGACCAGCCCATTCGTCAATTTTGCCAAGATTGTCAGTTTCCTGGCCGGCGCCGTGACCTTGCTCATGGGCGAGAACTTTCTGGCGCGCCATGGGACGATCCGATACGAGTACCCGCTACTTGTCGTATTCGCGTCACTCGGCATGGGCATCATTCTGTCGGCGTCGAACCTGATGACGCTCTATA contains:
- the nuoL gene encoding NADH-quinone oxidoreductase subunit L — protein: MLPDYALLFIVLAPGLAALVAGLFQKYITDRGSMIITTATVGLAGILSVIQLFTFAFGGHEAATGDHGEAVHHASAHIITLMTWMDVGQFQADWAIRVDAMSIVMMAVITGVSGLVHLYSWGYMSEDPHRARFFSYLSLFTFMMLMLVTADNFIQLFFGWEGVGLASYLLIGFWYTKDAPNSAAIKAFVTNRVGDFGLALGIMAVFVVFGSVEFEPVLSAIRENATVTPLALAGEAPIRDLVLPFMAWDVRALDLIGILLFIGAMGKSAQFFLHVWLPDAMEGPTPVSALIHAATMVTAGVYLVCLVSPIYEYAPIAAAMVTLIGAVTALYAATVGLAQNDIKRVIAYSTCSQLGYMFFAAGIGAYQAAMFHLFTHAFFKALLFLGAGSVIHGMHHEQDMRRMGGVAKYMPLTYGAMMIGTIAIIGLGVPHTQLGFAGFFSKDAIIETAFAAGEQGITFAQLAFWFGILAALLTSFYSWRLIYMTFHGPREDSIPPETHEVDSHADDHLADDAHGHHDHHEDPHESPWVMLVPLGLLSLGAIFAGFVFYDSFVGHHQKEFWNGAIYSAEANTLLKDKYNIPGWVFWAPLFVTVTGFLIATFTYLFNRGFGARIAKSGGPLHSLFENKWYFDEIYNATIIRWTRVLGDFFWKTGDKKIIDGLGPDGVTSLVQWGSRRLSAMHTGYLYHYAFVIIGAALVFGAVIFWRVGGAG
- a CDS encoding NADH-quinone oxidoreductase subunit M, encoding MGNFPILTAVTFLPLAGAVLIMLVRAMTGSQESDVASGNKALMAGLIFSVATFLASLVMLASFDIGAPGYQLVEEVSWFHGVQYKLGIDGMSLLLILLTTLLTPISLIASFGSVKTRLTEYTVAFLVLETFMIGVFCALDLVVFYVFFEAGLIPMFIIIGVWGGADRIYASYKFFLYTLLGSLFMLAAVVFMYLQAGTSDITVLETFAFAPEVQTWLWLAFFASFAVKLPMWPVHTWLPDAHVQAPTAGSVILAGILLKMGGYGFLRFSLPMFPDASEMFQPMMFALSVIAIVYASLVAFRQTDMKKLIAYSSIAHMGFVTLGIFSFTEVGVQGAIFQMISHGLISAALFLIVGVVYDRTHTREIAAYGGLVNKMPIYAAIFMLFAMANVGLPGTSGFVGEILTMTGTFQASTWAAAGAALGVIFSAVYMLTLYRRTVFGEVTNPALEAIQDVSVKELVTLVPLIIGTILLGIAPNIVFNITRETSLRALQMITGG